A stretch of DNA from Carya illinoinensis cultivar Pawnee chromosome 12, C.illinoinensisPawnee_v1, whole genome shotgun sequence:
TTTGcctctttttttaataaggcTCATGCATTTTGATACCTTTTTTTTGGTTCTAGGTAAAGATTCATGCATTCAAATACTCTAAATGTGTTTAACGTCtaattttattacttataaaaaaatatctatatttttcaAGGATTGATGACACCCACAAAAAATGGATAcaatcttttgtttttgttttttttgtttttttgttttttgtgctAGTTTATTTTGATAGCTTCTTTATATTAATGGTATTGCAGAATTAAGAATTGGGTTTATGTTcgtagtattttaattttgcaTCCATTTGCTCGAAGAAATTTGTATGCTAATTGAGATATTGGATACTGATTGTAGGTTCTAAAGGTTGAGTTGTTATGGCTTTCGACATAGTGCTGTTAATGGATAATGATGATGAGTTATCGGATATCGTAGGGGTTGATGTTTTGCCTGACAATGATGATGGGCCCGATAAACAGTGGACCTGATAATGATGATGGTGTCGAAGAATCCaaggttggaatgacttttgcTAGTGAAGAAGAAGTCTGATCTTACTACATGAAGTATGCTAAATATAAGGAATTTTTGGTGCGTAGAAAGAATTCTAGACAAGGAGATGATGGGAAGATTAGATAGTTTACATTGGTATGTGCGCGGTAAGGTGCAGCAAAGAGTAAAGCTTTGAAAGTTCTCAAGCAAAGACAACCAGAGAGGATAGGGTGTAAGGCAAGAGTTAATGCGGTTTTAATTGAGGATGGTGGATATAGCTTGTCTAGTGTAACCTTGGAGCACACACATGTATGTAGTCAGGGGAAGGCAAGATACTTCAGATGTTTAAGAAAGTAGATGCTTGTTTGGCTAAGAGGCTTGAAATAAATGATGAGGCAAGAATACGTATGTCAAAGGATTTCAAGGTTGTAATTATCGAGGCCGAGGGTATGAGAATGTGCCATTTGGGGAAAAAGAATGTTGAAACTATATTGACAAAGCACAACAACTTTGCCTCGGAGTTGGAAGTGTTGAAGCTCTAATGAACTATTTTCATGATATGTAGAAAAAAATCTAGACTTTTACCGTGTTATCGATGTGGGCAGTTTAAAGAATGTGTTTTGGATAGACGCTCGAAGTAGAGCTTTTTGTGTTTTGAAAGTGTTGTCCAACATATGTGCTTTTTGTGTAGATTCCTTGTTTTGAACACTTATCTGTTGTTGGGTCTTTGTTGTAATGCTAAACACGTTGATCAAAGTGTTTTGAATCCTTTGTTGTAAAGGGGTTTTTGTAATGAATGTTCTTTGACTCATTTAATAAGTAATATATGTTGTTGTTCAATAttccaaaagatagaaaaaataagtccaaaactTCCAAGATATTCAAGTCCCTCTATCTGGGAAATTTATACATGAGAATATTCAAAATCTCAACACATACAAAGAGCTTTCACATACATATTAAAGTCTATCTATCTAGGCATTTTGCCATGTTAGACgatatattagaaaaaaatgaaaacagacACTCTCCCTATTCACCCACTCCATTTTCTACCCTCTTGTTGGGCTCCGCACAGATGCTGCAACCATCAAATGCAACGAGGATGGTGGTTTCTTCGTCGAAGTACAATGCAATAGCCTACTCTCGAACTTCCTTAAGTATGAGCTGGAAACTATCCCTTGAAAATGACTTTTTGTTTCACAATATGTATGAAGAGGGAGGAGGaatgggaagaagaagaaggatacTGGAAAATGAATTTAGGCAATTTGCAAGATTTTGGGTTtctgaaaaaaagaaatgatatagaccTGGTTTCTCAAACATGAATTTATTATCTAAACAAAATCCCAAAACTGAATAAactttgaaacttaaaaaaaaaaaaaaaatcagtggcCACATACTTCCAATTGAGCCTTTATCCTTCCAGATTCATCCTTCCACTTTCAATCCCACTACGAACCCCGAAACCCAGCGATGTTGGCAATCTTTGAAGGCTTCAAAGCTTTCAATCCCACTTGCACCATACGACATTTCCCATCCGCTTCTAGCTCCCGATTCCTTTGCTACAGTAGATTAACCTCTTGCTCATCCACCATGGGGAAGACTTGTGAAATGGGAGCTGGTCATAAGCTGAAGTCGCACCGTAGAAGGCAGAGGTGGGCTGAAAAGTCATATAAGAAGTCACACTTGGGAAATGAGTGGGAAAAATCATTTGCTAGATCCTTCCATGCAAAGGGAATTGTTCTAGAAAGATTGGCATTGAGGCTAAGCAGCCAAACTTTGTTATTAGAAAATGTGCCCGTGTTCAACTGatcaaaaatggaaaaaagattGCTGCTTTTGTACCTAATGATGTTTGCTTAAACTATATTGAGGAGAATGATGAGGTGTTGATTGCAGGATTTGGGTGGAAGGGACATGCTGTGTTTGATATCCCTAGAGTCAGATTTAAGGTTGTGAAGGTATTGGTGTGTCTCTACTATCTCTCTTctagttgaaaaaggaaaagcCAAGGTCTTAGCTATTAGCACAACCCAGCAGTCGGCCTTGATTTGTGGGATTCAATGGAGTGATAAGGTGTCACAAACACCACACCAACCCTTATGTACTATGGTGACTCCGTCACAAAGAGGAATAATTAAACCCAATCCAAAATATGCCTTAACCTCCTTCGTATCCTCAACAAACGTCCCTCGAGAACCTCATAACATACGATCTACTCTTGCTCACCCTAGGTGGAAAGCAGTAATGGATGAAGAACTTGAGGCACCTCACCAAAATCATACTTGGAAACTTGTCCCACGTACCTCGAACTTGCATGTTATTGGGTCTAAATGGGTGTTCAAGCTAAAACACAAACCCGATGCTTCGTTGGATAGACTCAAAGCTCGAGTTGTGGCAAAAGGATATCATCAAGTTGACGGGTTAGATTGCACAGAGACCTTTTCTCCAGTCATCAAACCTAGAACTATCCATATTGTCCTCACTAGGGGTTCattcggttcggttcggtccggtccggtcggtctgGATGGGGTAttatggaccggaccggacctatttgGTCCAGGGTTTTTCCACCCTGGATTGGACCGAAATGGATAAGGACCGATTCGGTCTGGTCCCATTCGGGATGGGCCGGTCCGGTCAGTCTCTCGATCCCATTTGGGGAGCCCGGTCCTGTCAGTTTGCCCCGGTCCGAACTGGGCCTTAGGCCCAATCCGTTTAAATTTTTTGGCCCACTAAAcattttatccaattttaagtccaaaaatactaaaaagaaaagatcttgaagggaaaataaaaataatcaagattatcaatctaattattttagTGCAGCACTCcagaaaacattaaatattCCAATTATCAATACTGTTACACTAAGTCATGTTATGAATAActgcaaaaaataatattcccgGAAGTTTTCCTGAAGGGAAAACACTAACATGGTGTAGTTAGTGCACCAGCAGTTGCAGCACTGCAGAAGTCCCAAACTCCCAGTTTCTCTAATTCCATCCATTCCAAGTAACTTAAACCATATTATCCACCATTCATAGAatcatagtaataaaaaaaaaaatagaaatatagaaattaaaaaaaatccctaatCAGCAAAATACCTAATAAGTAATAAGTAATAAGTTATAACTAATATAACTTATATCAAAGTTATCCTATGTTAAAAAGTCTaaatagaaaaagataaaaaaaaaaaatacaagtaacAATTACATAATAATACACAGCTGTCACTTTCTTAGGCTCTTACCCTATCATATGTACTGATTTATatcaatacaaaacataaatatatatatatatatatatatgaacacatCTAGACTAGCAACCGCCAACCAAATGAAGTTCCTTCCCTACTACAGCCTACTGctacaaaataacaaaacacaTTACACTACAACATAAGGGACTTTTCCCGGCGATGAAAAATCCATGGGAAATCCACAAAAATCCCCGCCATTTTCAAATACCAGTGATTTTATAGTCGCCGCTGCATCATCGGTACTATTCAGCCACTACCTATATACTCCCGCGATATCTGAAAATTGCCGCCTAATGTGCACtattttgcagcgattttttcaTCGCCGACATATAATATCAAAATGGTATTTTATTTCCCGGCGATTAAAACATCGCTGTGATATGATATGACAGCGATTTCGACATCACCGgtatataaatttcaaaaccgTGAAATTACTTGGCGGCGATAGAAAAGTCACTGTGAAATTATATCACAGCGATGTTGTAATCGCCGGGAAATAAATTCCGATTCACTACATTAATATACCGGCGATGTAGAAATCGCTGTCAAATGATATAACAACGACTTTTTCATCGCCGCCAAGTAATTTCACGGCTCCGAAATTAATTTACCGGTGATGAAAAAATCGTTGTCATATTATATCACAGCGACTCTTGCATCGCTGCCAACTAATTTCATGGTTTTGATATGAATATTCCGGTGATGATAAAATCGCTGTTATATTATTTGACAGTGATTTCGACATCGCCGGTATAttaatttccctttttaaataaatttttcggCGATGACAAAATCGCTGTGATATAATATAACAACGACTTTTACATCGCCGCCAAGAtaattttacggtttttaaattaatatcctGGCAATGACAAAATCGCTGTGATATAATATAATTGCGATTTTGTCATCGCTggcaaatttatttaaaaaggaaaattaatgTCCCGGTGATGACAAAATCTCTGTCATTTTATATAACAGCAATTTTGTCATCGCCGGGATATATAATACCGTTGTAAAATTATATTCCGGCAATAGAAAAGTCGCCGGTAGTTGGTATTATTTTAATCGATGCCATTACTTTTTGTATGAATTGTTTTTTAACGTATTAACGGCGATTGAAAAATCGCTGGAAAAACCTATAAATCAAATTGTTGTTAACCCAATATTCTTACCGGGTCTCATTTTCACTATAAGACCCAATACGAATACTGGGTTACTATATTTGATCCCATTAATCCGAATGTACCTGATTGACATTATCAACTAACGATCCATACATACACAAATATATCTGTTCTAAACAATTCAATTGCATCGATCGAGCGTCAATTCAACCAtgctttcctcctatatatAATTTCTCACTGGGTGGTGCACTATGTCGAGtcatatcaagtacaagctgagctaatttttatataatatacaaaacaTCACCATTACCTACTAATTTACTATACTCTATTATaatggtagccaagggctaccaATTTTGGTTATCTCTATTACTGTGGGACTTTTCATTCACTGGCACCCACAGTTCGACATATCACTCTTGATCAAGAAAGGTGGCGAACATGATGCGTGAAAATTGGTACTGGTTGCACAGCTCATGATCAGCCCAAGCTTGGCCATATCACTGTTGTGAATATCAAACCACCCCTTTTTGTCTGATGCCTAATGTAAGAGTGAATAAAAAAACAACCATTATTAAAGCCATGCAAGTAATTTTACAATGACATGAATAtaaagcactttttttttttttaaatgaaagacaaacaaaaatcatattagATACGGAAAAAGGATGTTCTGGAATTGAACAGTTGACATTTGGagattttttcattataattaggAAGAGGTCCAAATTCAGAATGGGGAATTTGTTACACTTGCCTAAACATTTTTccaatggaaattttttttctcccaaATAATCAAACTTTGCCACACCCAAACATATTAGTGGCAATAGGGAAATTTCTCCtactaaagattttttttttttttaaatgcatcGGCAGTTTCTTTCACCTAACCTAAACAATTTTTAGATGGAAAATGTCCACCATTATCCTAGGTGGTGTAGTCAATATTGGTTAGATCTCAGATAACAAAAAATCCAGGCTTAACTTATTCAAGCCTTGTCAGTAGATAAAATGGTCAACAGGTAGAAATAGCAGAGTATAAACTTTAGGCTAATTCTCACACTGGCCAATATTGAACATAATGCATTATGGGTACTGCAGATAAAAATTTCCACCTCAACCAATGCCCTTTTAATGCAACTTCTAGTTTGGGAGTCATGTGTGTGAATCACGTGAAACTATGTTTGATGACGTATGATAATGTCACTTTCCAGGCAAGATAACCCCTTGGTTGTCTCATCTATATTACCACAAAACAATCCAGGCAcacaaaatatattcaaatgaAGTTGCAGTCCGGACAACAAAGCTTTAAAAAAGGAATAAGATGTTAAAAATAACTGGTCGAGTAGAGAGGAAAACTTTCACTATACCGGAAgagtttatatttcaaatttgactTTTAAATGAGATTTGAGTACCTTTTCCAGTTGTAGAGAACACTGCACCCTAGCATCATCATTCTTCTCTTCCCCAACAAATTCATGCATTTGGGGTCGCAGCACTGGGCCCCTTGATGAGTAAGAAATTCGTTTGGTTAAATATTGGATATTGAGCAAATATCCACTATTGCACTAATGAGAATAGCTGCTTCCATCAACAATGTATTAATAGTTCTGAAAAAATAAGATGCCTTTCATTAATATTCTAAGTATTtgatttttagaaataaatgTAAAATCTCTGatattgaataaatttttttccaatCACAGAACATGGTATTAATGGTCTGGAAGCCAGCGGTCAAGGCTTTATATTTCATAGCCGGAAACTTAATATGCATGTTATTGGCACTCCGAAATGGACAGATTTCAGACCAACTGCTACTTAGTAGATTAAAAGTACATATGGCAACGCAACTGTGGCCTTTGTTAGCTTGGGTACAGGTTGTGAAAATAACATACTACTAGATGCTGAACTCTCTCTCAATGacccttttcttttattgtctCCTTAACTCTTCTTTAAGAATGAACATGGCATATAATTATCCTCTTATTAATATAGTTTGTTTACTTATAACCTAAAATGTTCttccataactctttcaaccaCCTCACACCACATAAAACCCATGACAATATAGATAACCTCATTAACCATGACTTTTCAGGTGAATGGAGTGCAAGAAAATAGCAATTATTACTATTGATAGTGAAAACACCTAATAATTCATGCGTACCACAGCAGTTATGCATGTACAACaaattaatgattaaaataagGGAGAAAAAAGCATATGTCAACTTTTTAGTACCTACTAGACAAGTGGTAGCGGTATATCAATTAATGACTCAGTGAATGTCAAATGATCCTTAAAGAATGCCTGAAGCAATCTGTCAGTCTGAATCTGATGCTCCCTAAGAGCCCGCATCTCTAATCTCATTTCATGGTAGCGGTAGATCAATTAATGACTCAGTGAATGCCAAATGATCCTTAAAGAATGCCTGAAGCAATCTGTCAGTCTGAATCTGATGCTCCCTAAGAGCCCGCATCtctaatctcatttcatccaGCTGACTCTTATACTCTCCAGAatctttcttatgttgttcAGCATCTTTCTTGTGTCTTTCAATCTTAGACATGTAGCATTGCATTTTAACTTGGTCACACTGTCTACTTGACTCGGGGATGACCATCTCCCTGAGTCCTCGCGCATATCCAGGTCGATGGCCCAGGACCTCCCTAAAGACAGTCGCTGCTGCCTCATCATTACGTTGCTCTGGTTCTAGGCCATCCAACCTACCTTGCATCTTTTTCTGGACATTGACAAAACAACGATTATTAACAATTGTGGCATGTTAGTTGtatgcatttattattattagaaacaAGAATAGATCAATGGAACTGTAAGTGTACAACTCACGTAAGTATCTTCTGTAGCATCTGTCACaaacttgttcttcttcttcgaccAGCGCGTCTCCTTATAGAAGTCAACCAAATTTCCGTTCTCATCACGCTACA
This window harbors:
- the LOC122289481 gene encoding uncharacterized protein LOC122289481 — its product is MFTTRVSWIIKQYCDMSYARWTDVPQAMKEELIDRVRSDFVFDWERENHRLTVTKALRKRFNSFHHDLHKIYESFGSHEEALANGKSLVDPLVWVKLCGRLGSDAFKKISSQNQANRKKQAINHTSGRKSFIRILEQKRDENGNLVDFYKETRWSKKKNKFVTDATEDTYKKMQGRLDGLEPEQRNDEAAATVFREVLGHRPGYARGLREMVIPESSRQCDQVKMQCYMSKIERHKKDAEQHKKDSGEYKSQLDEMRLEMRALREHQIQTDRLLQAFFKDHLAFTESLIDLPLP